From the genome of Virgibacillus siamensis, one region includes:
- the prpE gene encoding bis(5'-nucleosyl)-tetraphosphatase PrpE: protein MKLDVIGDVHGCVEELHNLFRKLGYSKTGSIYVHPDGRTPVFVGDITDRGPDSIASIKLVYEMVVNSRKAKYVPGNHCNKLYRYFLGNNVKERHGLETTVAEYKALPPAERDSIRQQFMDLYEQAPLYLVLPEADAVIAHAGIKQSYIGRTDKKVKTFVLYGDISGEFHPDGRPIRRDWAKHYHGDQWIVYGHTPVKQPRIVGKTINIDTGCVFGNALTAFRLPEEETVSIPSEQPLHEEKFHYHQNNL, encoded by the coding sequence ATGAAACTGGACGTAATCGGCGATGTGCATGGGTGTGTGGAGGAGCTTCATAACCTGTTCCGGAAGCTGGGTTATTCAAAAACCGGCAGCATCTATGTTCATCCTGATGGCCGGACACCTGTATTTGTCGGTGATATTACCGACCGCGGCCCGGACTCCATCGCATCCATTAAGCTTGTCTATGAGATGGTAGTTAACAGCCGTAAAGCAAAATATGTTCCAGGCAATCATTGCAATAAACTTTACAGATATTTCCTCGGAAACAATGTAAAAGAACGCCACGGTCTGGAAACGACGGTGGCTGAATATAAGGCACTGCCCCCTGCTGAGCGGGACAGTATCCGACAGCAATTTATGGATTTATATGAACAAGCACCGCTCTACTTGGTACTTCCTGAAGCGGATGCAGTTATCGCACATGCCGGCATCAAGCAATCCTACATTGGACGAACGGATAAAAAAGTAAAAACGTTTGTCCTGTACGGGGATATTTCCGGAGAATTTCATCCGGATGGACGGCCAATCCGTAGAGACTGGGCAAAGCATTATCATGGCGACCAATGGATTGTGTATGGACATACACCCGTCAAACAGCCCCGCATTGTCGGAAAAACAATCAACATTGATACAGGGTGTGTTTTTGGAAATGCATTGACTGCATTCCGGCTGCCTGAGGAAGAAACTGTCTCCATCCCTTCAGAACAACCATTACATGAAGAAAAGTTTCATTATCACCAGAATAATTTGTAA
- a CDS encoding GTP pyrophosphokinase: MHWKAILAPYSQAVEELKVKLKGIRAQFEHESSHSPIEFITGRVKPIPSIMEKAESRRIPLDLIEEELQDIAGVRVVCQFVDDIYTIVKMIRTREDLTVIEEKDYVTEKKESGYRSFHMIIEYPVETIHGVKQIVAEIQIRTLAMNFWATNEHSLNYKYKGRIPAEIKERLQRAAEAAFKLDEEMSSIKHEVQEAQRIFHRK, translated from the coding sequence ATGCATTGGAAAGCAATTCTTGCACCATATTCACAGGCAGTTGAAGAGTTGAAAGTGAAACTGAAGGGGATTCGGGCACAATTTGAGCATGAATCCAGTCATTCACCGATTGAATTTATTACAGGTCGTGTCAAACCAATTCCAAGTATTATGGAAAAAGCGGAAAGCAGACGGATACCACTTGACCTTATTGAAGAGGAACTTCAGGATATTGCCGGAGTCCGCGTTGTTTGTCAGTTTGTTGATGATATTTATACGATCGTAAAAATGATACGAACCCGTGAAGATTTAACGGTGATCGAAGAAAAAGATTATGTGACAGAGAAAAAAGAAAGTGGTTACCGGTCATTTCATATGATTATTGAATACCCGGTCGAAACGATTCATGGCGTTAAACAGATTGTTGCGGAAATTCAAATCCGTACATTGGCAATGAATTTCTGGGCGACCAATGAGCATTCATTGAATTATAAATATAAAGGCAGAATTCCAGCTGAAATAAAGGAAAGACTGCAGCGTGCTGCTGAGGCAGCCTTTAAACTGGATGAGGAAATGTCGAGCATCAAGCATGAAGTACAGGAAGCACAGCGCATATTCCATCGAAAGTAA
- the pepF gene encoding oligoendopeptidase F: MAQATKELPKRSEIPVERTWKLEDIFSTDEEWEKELQALKEDLPSIEKFQGKIAESAGNLYDVLKLQDELAERLGKLFTYAHMKNDQDTTNAKYQEMNSKAENVLTIASSSMSYIVPEILAMDENTLDKFVQENEELQLYKHMLDEVSRQRPHVLSKREEALLAEASEPMSNASNTFGMLNNADLTFPTIKNDQGEEVDLTHGRFIGFLESKDRTVRENAFKAMYETYGSFKNTFASTLTGTIKSNNFSAKVRNYDSARQAALDSNNIPEQVHDNLVEAVNEKLPLLHRYAALRKKVLGLDELHMYDMYTPLVKDADMNIPYEKAQQYVLDGLKPLGDEYVSTLQEGFNSRWIDVEESKGKRSGAYSSGAYGTNPYILLNWQDKVNDLFTLAHELGHSLHSYYTREHQPFRYGNYSIFVAEVASTCNEALLNDYMLENVENEKQKLYLLNHFLEGFRGTVFRQTMFAEFEHDIHKRMQNGEALSAERLTDIYYDLNKKYFGDDVVSDKEIGLEWARIPHFYMNYYVYQYATGYSAATALASRILSGEEGAVDRYLNFLKSGNSDYPIEVLKKAGVDMTSKEPILAALDVFEEKLNEMEQLLLKK; the protein is encoded by the coding sequence TTGGCACAAGCAACGAAGGAATTGCCAAAACGAAGCGAAATACCAGTGGAACGAACTTGGAAACTGGAGGATATTTTTTCAACGGATGAGGAATGGGAGAAGGAATTGCAGGCATTGAAAGAAGACCTGCCGTCCATTGAAAAGTTTCAGGGGAAAATAGCTGAATCCGCTGGGAATCTGTATGATGTATTGAAGCTTCAGGATGAGCTGGCAGAAAGGCTCGGAAAGTTGTTTACATATGCACATATGAAGAATGATCAGGATACGACAAACGCTAAATACCAGGAAATGAACTCCAAGGCGGAAAATGTCTTGACGATTGCATCCAGTTCAATGAGTTATATCGTCCCGGAAATTCTGGCGATGGACGAAAACACATTGGATAAGTTTGTTCAGGAAAATGAAGAATTGCAGCTGTACAAACATATGTTAGATGAAGTTTCCAGGCAGCGTCCGCATGTGCTCAGCAAGCGGGAGGAAGCATTGCTTGCGGAAGCCTCTGAGCCAATGTCTAATGCATCGAACACATTCGGCATGCTCAATAATGCTGATCTTACTTTCCCGACAATTAAAAATGATCAGGGAGAGGAAGTCGACCTGACTCACGGACGTTTCATTGGGTTTTTGGAATCAAAGGACCGTACTGTCCGGGAGAATGCGTTTAAAGCGATGTATGAAACATATGGAAGCTTTAAAAATACATTTGCATCAACATTAACTGGCACGATAAAATCCAATAATTTCAGTGCAAAAGTGCGTAACTATGATTCTGCACGGCAAGCGGCACTGGACAGCAACAATATTCCGGAACAGGTGCATGATAATCTGGTCGAAGCTGTCAACGAAAAATTGCCGCTCCTGCACCGTTACGCGGCATTGCGCAAAAAAGTGCTCGGACTGGATGAGTTGCACATGTATGATATGTATACACCGCTCGTGAAAGACGCGGATATGAACATCCCGTATGAAAAAGCACAGCAATATGTACTCGACGGCTTGAAGCCGCTTGGTGATGAATATGTCAGCACATTGCAAGAAGGGTTCAACAGCCGCTGGATAGATGTGGAAGAAAGTAAAGGGAAACGAAGCGGTGCTTATTCATCAGGTGCATATGGAACCAATCCATATATTCTGCTGAACTGGCAGGATAAGGTGAATGATCTTTTTACTCTGGCACATGAACTTGGCCATTCACTGCACAGTTATTACACAAGGGAACATCAGCCATTCCGCTACGGAAACTACTCGATTTTTGTTGCGGAGGTTGCTTCGACATGCAACGAAGCCTTGCTAAATGATTACATGCTCGAGAATGTCGAAAACGAAAAACAAAAGCTATACTTGCTGAATCATTTTCTGGAAGGATTCAGAGGCACGGTATTCCGCCAGACAATGTTCGCTGAATTTGAACATGATATTCATAAGCGCATGCAAAATGGCGAGGCACTTAGTGCAGAGCGCTTAACGGATATTTATTATGATTTGAATAAAAAATATTTTGGGGATGATGTCGTTTCAGACAAAGAGATTGGACTTGAATGGGCACGGATTCCACATTTCTACATGAATTATTATGTGTACCAGTATGCAACCGGGTATTCTGCAGCAACTGCGCTTGCCAGCCGCATCCTAAGCGGGGAAGAGGGAGCAGTTGATCGGTATTTGAACTTCCTGAAATCCGGAAACAGTGATTATCCAATCGAAGTGCTGAAAAAAGCAGGTGTCGATATGACCTCAAAAGAACCGATTTTGGCGGCACTGGATGTTTTTGAAGAAAAACTAAATGAAATGGAGCAGCTGCTGCTGAAGAAATAA
- a CDS encoding globin domain-containing protein, with translation MTRPGTMYEAIGGFDSVDRLVTAFYKRVGNHPKLIPIFPEDLTETARKQRLFLTQFFGGPRLYSEERGNPMLRRRHLPFEITPERKDAWLECMDAALDEAKIEEPYRTAIFEKLTMTAHHMMNTPQ, from the coding sequence ATGACAAGGCCTGGAACAATGTATGAAGCAATAGGCGGTTTCGATTCGGTGGATCGATTAGTTACCGCGTTTTATAAACGGGTGGGAAACCATCCCAAGCTTATACCCATATTCCCGGAAGACCTCACGGAAACCGCCCGCAAACAGCGATTATTTTTGACACAATTTTTCGGCGGACCGCGGCTTTATTCCGAGGAACGCGGTAACCCGATGCTGCGCAGGCGTCATCTGCCGTTCGAAATTACACCTGAACGTAAAGATGCCTGGCTTGAATGCATGGATGCCGCACTTGACGAAGCAAAAATCGAAGAACCATATCGCACGGCTATATTTGAAAAACTAACCATGACTGCACATCACATGATGAACACACCGCAATAA
- a CDS encoding FtsW/RodA/SpoVE family cell cycle protein, with amino-acid sequence MKNRSTVNIDYTLLFIIILLGIVSIFTLHTITPTLPAKYDGSNFMLKQAMWYVAGGFVILVTMLVDYDRFRQITWIVYGFGVLSLLLLFFGFPPGIVHEANGAVSWFKFPVIGTIQPGEFMKVILVLIIAHVMVSHHDKYPDQTMKNDFWLLGKILAVSLPPMGLVAVQPDLGGFLVLAAITGSMILVSGIRWRILFTIFFLCVLVGGSLFAAWFFFSGPISLFLEESLFGHVSSRFYGWLNPEKNYDAGYQLILAMLAIGSGQLTGKGIGDMEVYVPERHTDMIFTAISEQFGFIGASLVVTLFFLLLYRLIHISLLSNDKYGSYLVTGLVGMFAYQIFQNIGMSIQLLPITGLPLPFLSYGGSSTITYLLAIGIALNVHSRTKKYMFSEAR; translated from the coding sequence ATGAAAAATCGTTCAACAGTGAATATTGATTATACATTATTGTTTATTATAATTTTATTGGGGATTGTCAGTATTTTTACGTTGCATACCATAACACCGACACTTCCCGCAAAATATGACGGCTCAAATTTCATGCTGAAACAGGCGATGTGGTATGTCGCCGGCGGATTTGTCATACTGGTTACGATGCTTGTTGACTATGATCGTTTTCGCCAAATCACCTGGATTGTGTACGGCTTCGGTGTTCTGTCACTGCTGTTGCTGTTTTTCGGATTTCCTCCAGGGATTGTCCACGAAGCGAACGGAGCGGTAAGCTGGTTTAAATTCCCGGTCATTGGCACAATCCAGCCCGGCGAATTTATGAAAGTAATTCTTGTGTTAATCATTGCCCATGTCATGGTCAGTCATCATGATAAATATCCCGATCAAACGATGAAAAATGACTTTTGGCTGCTTGGAAAAATACTGGCAGTTTCCCTCCCGCCGATGGGCTTAGTCGCAGTTCAACCGGATCTGGGCGGATTTCTGGTACTGGCAGCAATCACCGGCAGCATGATTCTGGTTTCAGGGATCAGATGGCGGATTCTTTTCACCATCTTTTTCCTTTGTGTACTTGTTGGCGGATCACTGTTTGCTGCATGGTTCTTTTTCTCGGGACCGATTTCCCTATTTTTGGAAGAATCTCTGTTTGGTCACGTATCCAGCCGTTTTTACGGTTGGCTTAATCCGGAGAAAAACTATGATGCCGGGTACCAGCTTATTTTAGCAATGCTCGCAATCGGATCGGGTCAGCTTACAGGTAAAGGAATCGGTGATATGGAAGTGTATGTGCCAGAGCGGCATACCGATATGATTTTCACAGCAATTTCCGAACAGTTTGGCTTTATCGGTGCAAGCCTGGTTGTAACATTGTTTTTCCTGTTACTGTATCGGCTTATCCATATTTCGCTATTAAGTAATGATAAATATGGGAGTTATCTGGTGACAGGATTAGTTGGTATGTTTGCCTACCAGATATTCCAAAATATCGGAATGTCGATTCAGCTTTTGCCAATCACCGGGCTGCCACTTCCTTTTCTAAGCTACGGCGGCAGCTCAACGATTACATATTTGCTGGCGATTGGTATTGCACTCAATGTCCACTCGAGAACGAAAAAATATATGTTTAGTGAGGCAAGGTGA
- a CDS encoding ClpXP adapter SpxH family protein, with product MSWNHSGLRSSNQTYTSAKYSYFDFVQKPIEIYVFIDPLCPECWSLEPYLKKLSIEYGRFFTIRPIISGHLDTLNKDKFDKPKRLKDIWEKTASRTGMSCDGDLWIENPVSSPWIASLAIKAAELQGKKAGRIFLRKVQESLFLKKQNISEEHVLLECAENAKLDISEFKNDLYSDTARKAFQSDLNLTKEMEVDFIPAIVFFNPSTEDQGIKISGLYPYDIYVQVLKQILQKDAVPSSKPPLEDFLSYYQVVGIKEVAVVYDWTTSKAEREMKKLQLRQSVEKIPVKYGTFWKYKGEH from the coding sequence GTGAGTTGGAATCATTCTGGGCTGCGAAGCTCAAATCAGACATACACATCGGCAAAATATAGCTACTTTGATTTCGTCCAGAAACCAATAGAAATATACGTTTTTATTGATCCGCTGTGCCCCGAGTGCTGGTCACTGGAACCATATTTAAAAAAATTATCAATCGAATATGGCCGATTTTTTACAATCCGCCCCATCATCAGCGGACATTTGGATACATTGAATAAGGATAAATTTGATAAACCAAAACGACTGAAAGATATTTGGGAAAAAACTGCTTCCCGCACAGGTATGAGCTGTGACGGTGATTTGTGGATTGAGAACCCTGTATCATCACCATGGATTGCATCACTCGCAATCAAGGCTGCCGAACTGCAAGGAAAAAAAGCAGGTCGGATTTTTCTCAGAAAAGTACAGGAAAGCCTATTCCTCAAAAAGCAGAATATCTCGGAGGAACATGTCCTATTGGAATGCGCCGAAAACGCAAAACTGGATATCAGCGAATTCAAAAATGACTTATACTCAGATACTGCAAGGAAAGCATTCCAGAGCGATTTAAACCTGACGAAAGAGATGGAAGTTGATTTTATTCCTGCAATCGTATTTTTTAATCCATCAACAGAAGACCAGGGAATCAAAATTTCCGGTCTTTATCCATACGATATTTATGTTCAGGTTTTGAAACAAATCCTGCAAAAAGACGCTGTGCCGTCAAGCAAACCGCCGCTGGAGGACTTTTTATCCTACTACCAGGTGGTTGGCATCAAAGAAGTCGCCGTTGTTTATGACTGGACCACTTCGAAAGCTGAACGGGAAATGAAAAAACTGCAGCTGCGCCAGTCCGTCGAAAAAATCCCGGTCAAATATGGCACGTTTTGGAAATACAAAGGAGAACATTAA
- a CDS encoding xanthine phosphoribosyltransferase produces the protein MRALEEKIQQEGKVLSDSVLKVDAFLNHQIDPQLMKEIGEEFAESFQGQKITKILSIESSGIAPAVMTGLVMNVPVIFARKRKSLTLSDNLYVSNVYSYTKNESNDISVSREFINHNDTVLIIDDFLANGQAAMGLIDIAKQSGAAIAGIGIVIEKGFQPGRKLIKEHGIRVESLANIASLQNGKVTFVEEVASK, from the coding sequence ATGAGGGCATTAGAGGAAAAAATTCAACAAGAAGGAAAAGTATTATCTGACAGTGTTCTAAAAGTGGATGCATTTTTAAACCATCAGATTGATCCGCAATTAATGAAAGAAATTGGTGAGGAATTTGCGGAAAGTTTTCAAGGGCAAAAGATTACAAAAATATTGTCGATTGAATCTTCAGGGATTGCCCCAGCGGTGATGACGGGACTTGTTATGAATGTACCAGTTATTTTTGCCCGCAAACGGAAATCTTTAACGTTATCAGATAACCTTTATGTATCCAACGTATATTCCTATACCAAAAATGAATCAAATGATATTTCCGTTTCAAGGGAATTTATCAATCATAATGATACTGTTCTGATCATTGACGACTTTTTGGCAAATGGACAGGCTGCGATGGGATTAATCGATATTGCCAAGCAGTCTGGAGCAGCAATTGCCGGGATTGGAATTGTTATTGAAAAAGGCTTCCAGCCGGGAAGGAAGCTGATCAAGGAACATGGTATACGTGTGGAGTCCCTTGCTAATATTGCTTCATTGCAAAACGGAAAAGTGACATTTGTTGAGGAGGTTGCTTCCAAATGA
- a CDS encoding NAD kinase, translating to MKFVIVSKGDERSKTIKGTMKQYLMEFDLEYDEKYPDLVISVGGDGTFLEAFHRYIHCLKSTAFIGVHTGHLGFYADWVPDQVEKLIIEIAKTPFQIVEYPLLEVIIRSKSGGTEDKFLALNEATIKTAEGSVVFDVEIKGEPFETFRGDGLCISTPSGSTAYNKALGGGIIHPSLEAIQLTEMASINNRVFRTIGSPLILPKHHTCLLKPLVDRSFLITIDHFTESYTNVKSIQCRVAKERVRFARFKPFPFWDRVRDSFVADENNGRLKQPKNS from the coding sequence GTGAAGTTTGTAATTGTATCAAAGGGCGATGAACGATCCAAAACAATTAAAGGAACAATGAAGCAATATTTGATGGAGTTTGATCTTGAATATGATGAAAAATATCCGGACCTGGTTATTTCGGTTGGCGGAGACGGTACATTTCTGGAAGCATTTCACCGGTATATTCATTGTCTGAAGTCGACTGCATTTATCGGGGTACATACAGGGCACTTGGGATTTTATGCCGACTGGGTTCCGGATCAGGTGGAAAAGTTGATTATCGAGATTGCCAAAACACCTTTTCAAATTGTGGAATACCCGCTTCTGGAAGTTATTATCCGCAGTAAATCAGGCGGGACTGAGGATAAGTTTCTTGCCTTAAATGAAGCAACCATCAAAACGGCGGAAGGTTCGGTGGTATTTGATGTGGAAATAAAAGGGGAGCCTTTTGAAACATTTCGTGGTGACGGTTTGTGCATATCAACGCCATCCGGCAGTACGGCATACAACAAAGCGCTTGGCGGCGGTATAATTCATCCGTCATTGGAGGCGATTCAGCTCACGGAAATGGCTTCAATCAATAACCGGGTTTTCCGGACAATTGGTTCGCCGCTGATTTTACCGAAACATCATACCTGTCTTCTAAAGCCTTTGGTTGACCGCAGCTTCCTGATTACGATTGATCACTTTACGGAAAGCTATACAAATGTTAAATCAATCCAATGCAGGGTTGCCAAAGAGCGTGTCCGTTTCGCCCGCTTTAAACCATTCCCGTTCTGGGACAGGGTGCGTGATTCGTTTGTTGCAGATGAAAATAACGGACGATTAAAACAACCCAAAAATTCATAG
- a CDS encoding CYTH domain-containing protein: protein MAQEIEIEFKNLLTKDEFDRLLLSLPFPAEPQTQTNHYFETTKFELKENGAALRIRKKNGTYTLTLKQPHEKGLLETHDTLTDAETEKWLNGQPVIKQHVSEQLAALNIDIEELIYFGSLTTERRELEYGDSLLVLDYSMYGNTSDYELELEAASIETGRQMIDQILHTYHIQKRKTPNKIKRFFMEKMDR from the coding sequence TTGGCACAGGAAATCGAAATTGAATTTAAGAATCTGCTTACAAAGGATGAATTTGATCGTCTCTTACTCAGTTTACCATTCCCGGCAGAACCTCAAACACAGACCAACCATTATTTTGAAACAACAAAATTTGAACTGAAGGAAAATGGTGCTGCATTGCGAATCCGGAAGAAAAATGGAACATATACATTAACACTGAAACAACCGCATGAAAAAGGATTGCTTGAGACACATGATACATTAACAGATGCTGAAACAGAAAAATGGCTGAACGGTCAGCCCGTTATAAAACAACATGTCAGCGAACAATTAGCAGCACTTAATATTGACATTGAAGAACTCATATATTTCGGAAGTCTGACTACGGAGCGGCGGGAACTGGAATATGGGGACAGCCTGCTTGTGCTTGATTACAGTATGTACGGAAATACTTCCGATTATGAACTGGAACTTGAGGCAGCGTCAATCGAAACCGGACGTCAAATGATTGATCAAATCCTCCATACGTATCACATTCAAAAACGGAAAACCCCGAATAAAATTAAGCGGTTTTTTATGGAAAAAATGGATCGCTGA
- a CDS encoding nucleobase:cation symporter-2 family protein: protein MKNTLKVSVHGIQHLLAMYAGAVIVPLIIGGALGFNSNELTYLVSIDILMCGIATLLQIISSRFAGIGLPVVLGCTFTAVGPIIAIGSEFGISAIYGSVIASGFIVVLISGLFGKLVKFFPPVVTGSIVTIIGITLIPVAINNLGGGQGADDFGSLSNIALGFGTLFLIILIYRFSTGFIQSISILLGMTAGTLIAMYMRKVDFTAIHEASYFHIVEPFYFGLPTFEWSAILTMTLVAIVSLVESTGTYFALGDICDKDLKEKDLAKGYRAEGLASIIGGIFNAFPYTTFSQNVGLVQMSGIRSRKVIMLTGVMLVALGFLPKVAALATIIPKSVLGGAMVAMFGMVVYQGIKILSTVISEKQENSMIIACSTGIGLGVTVAPELFAQLPAGFQILTSNGIVAGSLTAIALNIVFNMLPEKQKKNVTVLYEKEA, encoded by the coding sequence ATGAAAAATACGCTTAAAGTAAGTGTTCATGGAATACAGCATCTATTGGCAATGTACGCAGGAGCAGTTATCGTACCATTAATCATTGGCGGGGCACTGGGTTTCAATTCAAACGAACTGACATATCTTGTATCAATAGATATCCTGATGTGCGGGATTGCCACATTACTGCAAATTATCAGCAGCCGATTTGCCGGTATTGGTCTGCCTGTCGTTCTGGGCTGTACGTTTACAGCTGTTGGACCGATTATTGCCATTGGCAGTGAATTTGGCATTTCGGCAATTTATGGCTCCGTTATTGCATCGGGGTTCATTGTCGTACTGATTAGCGGTCTGTTTGGAAAACTGGTGAAATTTTTTCCGCCGGTTGTAACAGGGTCCATTGTAACTATCATTGGAATCACCCTTATTCCCGTGGCCATCAATAATTTAGGCGGTGGACAAGGTGCGGATGATTTTGGTTCATTATCTAATATCGCACTCGGATTTGGAACGTTATTTCTTATTATTCTGATTTATCGATTTTCCACCGGTTTTATTCAATCCATTTCTATTTTACTTGGAATGACTGCAGGTACCCTCATTGCAATGTACATGAGGAAGGTTGATTTTACTGCTATACATGAGGCATCCTACTTTCATATCGTCGAACCTTTTTACTTTGGTCTGCCAACCTTTGAATGGTCCGCTATACTGACCATGACTTTGGTGGCAATTGTTTCACTTGTGGAATCAACTGGTACCTATTTTGCACTGGGGGATATTTGCGATAAAGATTTAAAGGAAAAAGATCTTGCAAAAGGATACCGGGCCGAGGGGCTTGCATCGATTATCGGCGGTATTTTTAACGCATTCCCGTATACGACGTTTTCACAAAATGTGGGATTGGTTCAAATGTCGGGCATTCGTTCACGGAAAGTTATTATGCTTACCGGTGTAATGCTGGTTGCTCTGGGATTCTTGCCAAAAGTTGCAGCACTGGCCACAATCATTCCGAAATCCGTTTTAGGCGGCGCCATGGTTGCCATGTTCGGCATGGTAGTTTACCAGGGGATTAAAATTCTAAGCACCGTTATTTCCGAAAAACAGGAAAATTCCATGATTATCGCCTGCTCGACGGGGATTGGGCTTGGGGTAACCGTAGCTCCTGAATTATTTGCCCAGCTTCCTGCAGGTTTTCAGATTTTAACAAGCAATGGAATTGTGGCAGGAAGCCTGACAGCAATTGCATTAAATATTGTATTTAACATGCTGCCTGAGAAGCAAAAGAAAAATGTAACTGTATTATATGAAAAAGAGGCATAA
- a CDS encoding RluA family pseudouridine synthase: protein MKWTILKQHEGYMIRSYLKEVHGFSRKLIKSIKFNGGAMLVNGQRKTVRHKLSEGEELSILFPAEVKSEFMKSEPMPLDIVYEDDDIVVISKPAGIATIPSGIHTSGTLANGLLYHYEQHDVPYTVHVVTRLDRDTSGLLLVAKHRYSHSILSTAQKTGMINRHYQAIVEGHPPEQAGTIRLPIGRKEGSIIERAVREDGKDAITHYQVSEEIDGHSLIQVKLETGRTHQIRVHFSHLGNPLAGDDLYGGSQKWMERQALHCDYLAFPHPVTKKGMEFTIPLAQDMLALLRQGRH from the coding sequence TTGAAATGGACAATATTAAAGCAGCATGAAGGTTACATGATTCGTTCATATTTGAAAGAAGTTCACGGTTTTTCCAGAAAGCTGATCAAATCAATTAAATTTAATGGTGGCGCAATGCTTGTCAATGGGCAGCGGAAAACAGTCCGGCATAAGCTTTCGGAGGGGGAGGAATTGTCCATTCTGTTCCCGGCAGAAGTGAAAAGTGAATTTATGAAGTCTGAACCAATGCCTTTGGATATCGTTTATGAAGATGATGATATAGTTGTAATTTCCAAGCCGGCCGGGATTGCCACAATTCCGTCCGGTATTCATACGTCTGGAACATTGGCAAACGGGTTGTTGTATCATTATGAACAACACGATGTACCGTATACTGTTCATGTTGTAACAAGGCTGGACAGGGATACGTCCGGTCTTTTACTTGTGGCGAAACACCGATACAGTCATTCCATTCTGTCCACCGCCCAAAAGACCGGCATGATCAATCGGCACTATCAGGCGATTGTGGAAGGTCATCCTCCTGAACAAGCGGGTACGATTCGATTGCCAATCGGGCGTAAAGAGGGTTCCATTATTGAGCGGGCGGTAAGAGAGGATGGAAAGGATGCGATTACACACTATCAGGTTTCAGAAGAGATTGACGGGCATTCCTTGATTCAGGTCAAGCTTGAAACCGGCAGAACACACCAGATACGTGTCCATTTTTCACATCTGGGCAATCCGCTGGCAGGTGATGATCTGTACGGCGGATCACAGAAATGGATGGAACGGCAGGCATTGCACTGTGATTATCTGGCATTTCCGCATCCAGTCACAAAAAAAGGAATGGAGTTCACCATTCCACTTGCACAGGATATGCTAGCGCTGTTAAGGCAGGGGAGGCATTAG